From the Sphingomonas sabuli genome, the window GCACCGCGCGCCAGATCGACAAGCCCGGATTTCGCCAATACCCTTCGCTTTTTCGCCAACGTGGGAAGCATGCCGGTCACGCATCGCCAACGGCTTCAGCAGCTACGATGGCAGCCATTTGCTGCTGCGCTCGCGGTCGGTCTGGCGCTCGGCTTTGCCGGACCGTTCGGTTCCAACCCCGCTTATCCGACGGTCACGCGCTACGCCTTCTGGCTCGGGCTGACGGCGGCGGGCGCCGTCGCGGCGGTTGCTGCCGGTGCGCTGCTTCCTCCCGGATGGCCGCGCACCCGCGCGCTTCGGATCGCCGCCGTCGCCCTCCTCTCCGCCATTCCAATGACCTTCGTGGTTGCCTGGACCATCACGTTCCTGCGGCCGGGCCGCGTTTTCGCTCCGCACCAATTGCCCAGCCTCTTCGCGGCGGTTGCCGTGATCCAGCTGCTCATCGCCTATGTGCTGGCGATAACCACGCCATCAGCCGTTGGTCGCGCGGCCCCCGAACAAACGGCGCCCGCCAAGTTCCCAGCCGCTCTCCTGCGCAAGCTGCCGCCTGCCATCGGGACCGATGTCATCGCGCTGGAAACCGAAGATCATTATCTGCGAATCCGGACCCCCGCCGGAAGCGCACTTGTCTTGATGCGCATGAGCGATGCGGTGGCGATGATCGACTCCCGCCTCGGCATGCAAGTGCATCGCCGCTGGTGGGTTGCCTATGGCGCGGTCGACGCGATGAGCAGCGTGAATCAGCGGCTCATCGTCCGCCTCGTCGACGGGACACAGGTCCCGGTGGGCCGGACATTCGCCGCGGCGGCCCGGGCGCGGTTCGGTAATCCGCAAGCGATGCAGGATTAGGCGTCCGCTACGATCTTCGCCCAGTCCGCTTCGCCGATCACCCGCACCCCAAGTTCTTCCGCCTTCTTCAGCTTCGATCCCGCGCCGGGTCCGGCCACGACCAGGTCGGTCTTGGCGCTGACCGACCCGGCGGCGCGCGCGCCGAGCCGTTCGGCCTGGGTCTTGGCTTCGTCGCGGCTCATGGTTTCCAGGCTGCCGGTGAAGACGATGGTCTTGCCGGTCCATTCGGTCTGCTTGGCGGAGCTTTCGAAAGGCTTCGGCGACACTTCCGACAGCAGATCATCGAGCGCCTCGCGATTGTGCTCCTCGTGGAAGAAATCGACGAGCGCTTCGGCGACTACCGGTCCCACTCCGTCTACCGCCGACAGTTCGGCCTGCGCGCTCTCCCCGGTCGCCGTCTCGCGCAAATTCTCGATCGTGCCGAAGCAGCGCAATAAGTCCTTGGCGGTGACGATGCCGACGTGGCGGATGCCAAGCCCAAACAGGAAGCGCGCCGGGTCGGGATCGCGCTTGGCCTCGATCGCGGCGAGCAACTTGTCGACGGACACGTCCTTCCACCCTTCCCGCCCGACAAGCTCGTCGCGGTGCGTGCGCAGGCGAAAGATGTCGGCGGGCGAGTGCAGCCAGCCGAGCTCGATGAACTCGGCGATGCTCTTTTCGCCCAGCCCTTCGATGTCGAGCGCGCCGCGGCTGACGAAATGGCGCAGCCGTTCGAACCGTTGCGCGGGGCAGATAAGTCCGCCCGTGCAGCGGACATCGACCTCGCCGTCTTCGCTGACCGCCTCGCTGCCACATTCAGGGCAATGGTCGGGAAAGGCGTAGGCTGCGCGCTTCTCGTCGCGGGTCAAGTTCTCCACCACTTGCGGGATGACGTCGCCGGCGCGCTGAATGCGCACGCGGTCGCCGACGCGAAGGCCCAGCCGCTCGATCTCGTCCCGGTTGTGGAGCGTGACGTTGGCGACCATTACCCCGCCGACGCCGACCGGCTTGAGGCGCCCGACGGGCGTCAGCTTGCCGGTGCGCCCGACCTGGATGTCGATCGCCTCCAGCGTGGTCTCGGCCTTTTCCGCCGGAAACTTGTGCGCCAGCGCCCAGCGCGGCGCGCGCGCGACCTGGCCAAGCCGCGCCTGCCAGTCGAGCCGGTCCACTTTGTAGACCACGCCGTCGATGTCGTAGGGAAGGTCCGCCCGCGCCGTCTCGATCTTGCGATAGTGGGCGAGCATCGCCTCGACGCCGTCGCATTTCACGAACAGGTCAGACACCGGGAAGCCCAGCGCCTTAAGCCGTTCCACCGCCAACAACTGCGTTTCCGCCAGCGGATCTGACACCTCGCCCCAGCCGTGAGCAAAGAAGCGCAGCGGTCGGGCCTCGGTAATCTTGCTGTCCTTCTGCCGCAGCGATCCCGCGGCGGCGTTGCGCGGATTGGCGAAGATCTTGCCGCCGGACGCTTCCTGCCGCTCGTTCAGCGCCGCGAAGTCGGCCTTCGACATGTACACTTCGCCGCGCACCTCGAGCACGTCCGGAGCGCCCGCAATCTCCTGCGGAATATCCGCAATCGTCCGCACATTTGGCGTCACGTCCTCGCCCACGGCCCCGTCCCCGCGCGTGGCGCCGAGCACCAGCCTGCCCTGTTCGTAGCGAAGCGAGCAGCTCAACCCGTCGATCTTGGGCTCGGCGGTCATCGCCACTGCCTCATCCGGGCCAAGGCTAAGGAACCGTCGCACGCGCGCGACGAACTCCGCGACTTCCTCGTTCGAAAAGGCGTTGTCGATGCTCAACATCGGCCGCGCATGCGTGACCTTGGCCAGCGGCCCGGTCGGCACCGCACCCAGCCGCTGCGATGGCGAGTCCGCGCGGATGAGATGCGGGAATCGCTCCTCCAGTTCGCGGTTCTCGCGCACCAGCGCGTCATAGTCCGCGTCCGAAATCTCCGGCGCGTCCCGGTCATGATACAGTCTGTCGTGCTTGGCGATCAGCTTCGCCAGCCGCATCAGCCGGTTGGCTGCCTGCGCCGCATCCAGCTCAGTGGTCATCGCCGCCGAACGATTCCTCCAGCAGGCTGATGAAGGCGGTCCACGACCGCTCCGCCGCCAGCTCATTGTAGCGCACCCCGTCGATCCCGGCCTTGTCCGCATTGGGATTGGTGAAGCCGTGGCCGACGTGGCCGTAAGCGTGGATTTGCCAGTCCGCCCCGGCCTCGGTCAGCTCCCGGCCCAGCGCGACGACCGCTTCCGGCGAAACCATCGGATCGTCCCAGCCGTGAAAGGCAACGACCTTGGCGGCAATCTTTTCCGCCGGCAGGCCCGGCGGGTCGAACAGGCCGTGAAACGCCACCGCCGCGGCAATGTCCGTGCCGCTGCGCGCAACGTCGAGCGCGCATAGCCCGCCGAAGCAGAAACCCGCGACGACGATCTGCCTGCCCTCGACCTGGTCATGCGCGCGCAACTGATCGAGCAGCGCCAGCAGTCGCCGGCGAAGCGCGGCGCGGTCGGACTTCAGCCGGTTCATAACCGCGAAGGCCAGCTCGCGATCGACGCCCGGCTTGAACCGGCGACCGAAGATGTCGGCGACGAAGGCGTTGTAGCCTAGTTCGACCAACTGGCTGGCAAAGCCCAGTTCCAGGTCGGACACGCCCATCACCGTCGGAATCAGCATCACCGCCGGGCGCGCCTGGCTGTCGCGGCGGCCGACGAAGACGCTTTCCAGCCGTTCGCCGTCGAACTCCAGGACGACCGGCGTCTGCTTGCTCATGCCGCCTCCAGCAGCCGCGCAGCCTGCGCTCGCGCTTCCTCGGTGATCGCCGCGCCGGACAGCATCCGCGCAATCTCCTCGCGCCGTTCGTCGTCGGTCAGCTTGCGTACCACCGTCCGCATTCCCGACCCGTCGTCGGATTTCTCGATCCGGTAATGATGCGCTGCCCGCGCCGCGACCTGCGGCGAATGGGTGACGACCAGAACCTGCGAGTCCTGTGCCAGCCGCGCCAGCCGTTCGCCGATCGCGCTGGCCACCGCACCGCCAACGCCGCGGTCGATCTCGTCGAAGATCATCGTCGAGGCGCTGCCCGCTTCCGCCAGCGCCACCTTGAGTGCGAGGATGAAGCGCGACAGCTCGCCGCCCGATGCGATCTTGGTCAGCGGCCCGAACGGCGCGCCGGGGTTGGTCGACACTTCGAATTCGACCTTGTCGGTCCCCGCCGGCCCCGGCTCCGCGACCGCGACCGCGGTGCGGAACTGCGCGGCGTCGAGCTTCAGCGGGGCAAGCTCGCTCGCCACCGCCTTGTCCAGCCGAACCGCCGCCGCCCGCCGCTTTACGCCGGCCGCTTGAGCCAAATCGGCGAAGGCCAGCCGCGCCGCCTCGAGCTCCGCGTCCAGCGCGGCAATCCGTGTGCCGCCGGCCTCGATCTCCGCCAGCTGCGCGCGCATCCGCTCGCCCAGTTCGGCCAGCACGTCGGGCTCCACCCGGTGCTTGCGCGCAAGCCCGCGGATATCGAACAATCGTGCCTCGACCGCGTCCAGCCGCGCGGGGTCGAAGGCCATTGCCTGGGTCGCGTGGGCGATCTTGTCCTCGGCATCGTGGGCTTCGATCAGCGCACGGTCG encodes:
- a CDS encoding LytTR family DNA-binding domain-containing protein; the encoded protein is MPVTHRQRLQQLRWQPFAAALAVGLALGFAGPFGSNPAYPTVTRYAFWLGLTAAGAVAAVAAGALLPPGWPRTRALRIAAVALLSAIPMTFVVAWTITFLRPGRVFAPHQLPSLFAAVAVIQLLIAYVLAITTPSAVGRAAPEQTAPAKFPAALLRKLPPAIGTDVIALETEDHYLRIRTPAGSALVLMRMSDAVAMIDSRLGMQVHRRWWVAYGAVDAMSSVNQRLIVRLVDGTQVPVGRTFAAAARARFGNPQAMQD
- the ligA gene encoding NAD-dependent DNA ligase LigA, which codes for MTTELDAAQAANRLMRLAKLIAKHDRLYHDRDAPEISDADYDALVRENRELEERFPHLIRADSPSQRLGAVPTGPLAKVTHARPMLSIDNAFSNEEVAEFVARVRRFLSLGPDEAVAMTAEPKIDGLSCSLRYEQGRLVLGATRGDGAVGEDVTPNVRTIADIPQEIAGAPDVLEVRGEVYMSKADFAALNERQEASGGKIFANPRNAAAGSLRQKDSKITEARPLRFFAHGWGEVSDPLAETQLLAVERLKALGFPVSDLFVKCDGVEAMLAHYRKIETARADLPYDIDGVVYKVDRLDWQARLGQVARAPRWALAHKFPAEKAETTLEAIDIQVGRTGKLTPVGRLKPVGVGGVMVANVTLHNRDEIERLGLRVGDRVRIQRAGDVIPQVVENLTRDEKRAAYAFPDHCPECGSEAVSEDGEVDVRCTGGLICPAQRFERLRHFVSRGALDIEGLGEKSIAEFIELGWLHSPADIFRLRTHRDELVGREGWKDVSVDKLLAAIEAKRDPDPARFLFGLGIRHVGIVTAKDLLRCFGTIENLRETATGESAQAELSAVDGVGPVVAEALVDFFHEEHNREALDDLLSEVSPKPFESSAKQTEWTGKTIVFTGSLETMSRDEAKTQAERLGARAAGSVSAKTDLVVAGPGAGSKLKKAEELGVRVIGEADWAKIVADA
- a CDS encoding dienelactone hydrolase family protein, encoding MSKQTPVVLEFDGERLESVFVGRRDSQARPAVMLIPTVMGVSDLELGFASQLVELGYNAFVADIFGRRFKPGVDRELAFAVMNRLKSDRAALRRRLLALLDQLRAHDQVEGRQIVVAGFCFGGLCALDVARSGTDIAAAVAFHGLFDPPGLPAEKIAAKVVAFHGWDDPMVSPEAVVALGRELTEAGADWQIHAYGHVGHGFTNPNADKAGIDGVRYNELAAERSWTAFISLLEESFGGDDH
- the recN gene encoding DNA repair protein RecN, coding for MLRQLAIRNVVLIDSLDLEFDSGLGVLTGETGAGKSILLDSLGLALGARADSGLVRQGQEGASVTAEIDLPGRHPAFALLDEQGMACDPGEPLLLRRTLKSDGGSRAFVGSASAPAATLREIAGMLVEIHGQHDDRGLLNPRGHRALLDLFGGIDTGPLEAAWSRVTDIEQQLAAARAAAAEAERDRDYLSHAVGEIEALDPQPGEETTLADERSAMQSGAKAGEELAGIDELLGGSDGALSRLRQAARRIERGAADHPLLADALAALDRALIEAHDAEDKIAHATQAMAFDPARLDAVEARLFDIRGLARKHRVEPDVLAELGERMRAQLAEIEAGGTRIAALDAELEAARLAFADLAQAAGVKRRAAAVRLDKAVASELAPLKLDAAQFRTAVAVAEPGPAGTDKVEFEVSTNPGAPFGPLTKIASGGELSRFILALKVALAEAGSASTMIFDEIDRGVGGAVASAIGERLARLAQDSQVLVVTHSPQVAARAAHHYRIEKSDDGSGMRTVVRKLTDDERREEIARMLSGAAITEEARAQAARLLEAA